One Solanum lycopersicum chromosome 4, SLM_r2.1 DNA window includes the following coding sequences:
- the LOC138348026 gene encoding uncharacterized protein gives MESQDLMLLSYRQCVEDLRKRFMYIKFRYIPRFHNDLADALSTLASMLPYPGNTYITPLEIQVRNQNGYCNTVEAEPDELHAMDSPWPFVAWGMYVTGPIEPKSSNGYRFILVAIDYFTKWVEEITFKAVTKKTVVDFVHSNIICRYGIPRAIITDNAANLNCNLMKELYRQRMTRVYIKKVNPRNFDVGQLVLKRILPHQEEAKGKFSPNWQGPYLIKEVLAKEALHLTDVEGKITGIIVNADSVKRYYI, from the exons ATGGAATCTCAAGACCTCATGCTCCTTTCGTACAGACAATGTGTGGAAGATCTTAGAAAAAGGTTCATGTACATCAAGTTTAGATACATCCCCAGGTTTCATAATGATTTGGCCGATGCCTTGTCTACGTTGGCCTCAATGCTTCCCTATCCTGGAAACACCTACATCACCCCATTAGAGATTCAAGTTAGGAACCAAAATGGCTATTGTAATACAGTGGAAGCAGAACCTGATG AGTTGCACGCCATGGATTCTCCTTGGCCCTTTGTTGCATGGGGAATGTATGTAACCGGACCAATTGAGCCAAAATCCTCTAATGGATACCGATTCATTTTGGTTGCAATTGATTACTTCACCAAATGGGTGGAGGAGATAACATTCAAAGCTGTCACTAAGAAGACGGTTGTGGATTTTGTTCATTCAAACATTATTTGTCGATATGGTATACCAAGAGCTATCATCACAGATAATGCTGCAAACCTCAATTGTAATCTGATGAAGGAG CTTTATCGCCAAAGGATGACTCGTGTATACATCAAAAAGGTGAACCCAAGAAACTTTGATGTAGGTCAACTGGTCTTAAAGCGCATTCTCCCGCACCAAGAAGAAGCCAAGGGAAAGTTTTCCCCAAATTGGCAAGGTCCATATCTTATCAAGGAAGTATTGGCAAAAGAAGCCCTGCACCTTACTGATGTGGAAGGAAAAATCACGGGCATAATTGTTAATGCAGATTCAGTCAAAAGATACTACATCTAA
- the LOC138348027 gene encoding uncharacterized protein: MTENIQVPLNKPVTEEENVEFLKKLKVPDNSVVEQLKKTHAQISSLSLLFHSKEHRLVLNMVFNEAHVTKVTTVNQLENMTKSVFEIRPSNVFVRAYDSSRRDSIGEIKLNLKIGPVVFMIVFQEIICHGEDDSPIYKDPSVPYIEAKEGCDFVVYQSFEVVLVDRLKERESIIQSCITSSASVVATTMLKYGYQPSKGLGVYLQGPELKDSFTLEDIDEVIEDLNQFFCELVGSGVELSNWEDTPFAIRKESCSVNAGFDNMTCMRNSLPNLKELFILKSQSQEVEYDEEEDFREINRELEQFEHKWKPNLSETQTINLEKHAEKTAFTTPWGTYCYKVMPFGLKNAGVTYMRDMTTMFHDMMHKEIEVYIHDVIIKFKTQVDHVQNLKKFLERVRRYDLNLNPAKCELGDPFGKLLGFIVIRRGIELDLSIIKAIRDLSSLKNKTKVMSVLGRLNYINKFIVRLTTTYEPIFKLLKKEASNRWTEDCQRALEKIKEYFSNTPVLVPPEPDRPLFLYLSVTDNSFGFILGQHNAT, encoded by the exons ATGACTGAAAATATCCAAGTACCACTAAACAAACCAGTTACTGAGGAAGAAAATGTAGAATTTCTAAAAAAGCTTAAGGTTCCAGATAACTCTGTCGTGGAACAATTGAAGAAGACACATGCACAGATTTCATCGTTGTCTCTACTTTTTCACTCAAAAGAACATCGTCTTGTGTTGAATATGGTTTTTAATGAAGCACATGTGACAAAAGTGACCACAGTAAATCAGTTAGAGAATATGACCAAGAGCGTCTTCGA AATTCGCCCCAGTAATGTATTTGTGCGAGCTTATGACAGCTCAAGGAGGGATAGCATTGGTGAAATCAAGTTAAACTTGAAAATTGGGCCAGTAGTCTTTATGATTGTGTTCCAA GAAATCATTTGTCATGGGGAAGATGATTCACCTATTTACAAAGATCCATCTGTCCCATACATTGAGGCAAAGGAAGGATGTGATTTTGTTGTTTACCAGTCTTTTGAGGTTGTATTAGTCGATCGCTTGAAAGAAAGAGAATCTATCATCCAATCATGTATCACTTCTTCCGCTTCAGTGGTGGCAACGACGATGCTCAAATATGGTTATCAACCCAGTAAAGGTTTAGGAGTATATTTGCAG GGTCCAGAATTGAAAGATTCATTCACTCTTGAAGACATTGATGAAGTTATTGAGGATCTCAATCAGTTTTTTTGTGAA CTCGTGGGCTCAGGTGTTGAGTTAAGCAATTGGGAAGACACTCCTTTCGCCATAAGGAAGGAGTCATG TTCTGTAAATGCCGGCTTTGATAACATGACATGCATGCGGAATTCACTCCCTAATTTAAAAGAGTTGTTTATTCTTAAATCACAAAGTCAAGAGGTGGAATATGATGAAGAAGAGGATTTTAGGGAAATTAATAGGGAACTGGAACAGTTTGAGCACAAATGGAAGCCTAATCTTAGTGAAACTCAGACAATCAATTTGGAAA AGCACGCTGAGAAAACTGCTTTCACCACTCCATGGGGAACTTACTGCTACAAGGTCATGCCATTTGGTCTTAAAAATGCTGGGGTGACTTATATGAGGGATATGACCACCATGTTCCATGATATGATGCATAAAGAAATTGAAGTATACATCCACGACGTAATCATCAAGTTCAAAACACAAGTTGATCATGtgcaaaatctgaaaaaattctTGGAAAGAGTGCGAAGATATGACCTCAATCTTAATCCAGCAAAATGTGAATTGGGAGATCCATTTGGAAAACTTCTGGGTTTTATTGTCATTAGAAGGGGAATCGAATTGGATCTCTCTATAATAAAAGCCATTCGAGATTTGTCATCCCTGAAAAATAAGACCAAAGTCATGAGTGTACTTGGGAGGTTGAACTACATCAACAAGTTTATTGTTCGACTCACAACCACATATGAGCCAATTTTCAAACTTCTGAAGAAGGAAGCTTCTAACAGATGGACAGAAGATTGTCAACGAGCTTTGGAAAAAATCAAGGAGTATTTCTCCAACACTCCCGTGTTGGTACCGCCTGAACCTGACAGGCCTCTCTTTCTATATCTTTCAGTAACAGATAATTCCTTTGGGTTTATTCTCGGTCAACATAATGCTACATGA